The Candidatus Dormiibacterota bacterium sequence ATCGTGCAGATGTCGCCGGAGCAGCGCGAGCGCTTGGCGAGGTTCGGCGACGACGACCTGCGCGAAGCGCTGGTCGTCTCACAGATCGAGATTCGCCTCTCGAATACGCACGCGACGGCTCCCACGGTCGGCATCATTGCCGCCGAAGGCGAGAAGTGCGCGCGATGCTGGAAGTACCGGCGGCTCGGTGGCGATGCGGCGCACCCGTCGATCTGCGACGAGTGCGCCGTCGTCGTCCGCGAGCTTGAAAGGCGCGCCCGCTAGCAACGCCAGAAGCCGTCGCGCCAGGAGTAGCCGCGCCAGGTACGGACCCAGTGCCCCGGGACCCAGCCGCAGCCGCGGCGCCTGCCCGACCAGTAGCCGCCTGTCCAGACCCAGCGCCCTCGCCAAGCCCAGTGACCGCCGATCCACACGTATCCAGGATGGGGACGCGGCGGCTCGTACTCGCGGCGCGGTGCCGGAGGCGGGCCGACGCGTACGTAGATCTGGGCCGACGCCGGCGCCAAACCCAAGCCGGTGAGTCCGGAGAGCCCGGAGATGAAGGCGAGTGCTAGGAAGAGTCTCTTCACGTAAACCTCCTTCGTACGGTGCGTCCGCTGGAGCATCCCGGCGTTCTCGGGATTCTACGATTCCAGCGATGCCTTGGTTGCTCTCTCTACCGTTCCCCGATAGAAGCTCGCCCAATCCCCGGCTTCGATTGCCGACCGTGCCTCGTCCATCAGCGCGTTCAAGAGATACACGTTGTGGTACGAGAGCAGGCGCGGACCGAGCATCTCGTTCGCGCGGAAGAGATGCGCGAGGTACGCGCGCGTGAACGTCGTGCAGACCGCGCAAGAGCAGTCGCGATCGATCGGCGAGAGGTCGCGCGTGAAGGCCGCGTTGCGAATGTGGAACTCACCGTCGCGCGTCATCGCGCGTCCGTTGCGCCCGCAGCGCGTTGGGTAGACGCAGTCGAACATGTCGATGCCGCAATCGACGGCGAGCAGAACGTCGCGAACCGTTCCGACGCCCATCAAATACCGCGGCCGATCCTGGGGCAGCAGCTCGGCGCAGAACCGCGCTGCGGTCTCCATCTCTGCGCGCGTCTCGCCGACCGAGAGCCCGCCGATCGCATAGCCGTCGAAGTCCAGCGCGACCAGCTCGCGCGCGCTGCGCTCGCGCAACGCGCGGTCCAACCCGCCTTGCACGATGCCGAATACCGCGGTCGCATCGCGCGTGCGCGCCTCGAGCGAGCGACGTGCCCAGCGCGTCGTGAGCGCGACGGCGCGCTCGAGCTCGCCGGGGCTCGCCGGAAGCCGCACGCAGACGTCGAGCGCCATCGCGATGTCGACGCCGAGCGCCTCTTCGAACGCGATCACGGTTTCGGGCGTGAAACGATGCGGGCTGCCGTCGAGGTGCGACGCGAAGGTGACGCCGTCGTCGTCGAGCGTTCGGCGCTCGCGCAAGCTGAAGATTTGAAACCCGCCGGAGTCGGTGAGGATCGGGCCGTCCCAGGCCATGAAGCGATGGAGGCCGCCGGCGGCGGCGACGATCTCGCGTCCCGGTCGTAGCCAGAGATGGTACGTGTTGGCCAGCACGATCTGCGTTCCGGCCTCGCGCAGTTCGTGCGGCGTCAAGCCCTTGACCGTGGCCGCCGTTCCAACCGGCATGAACGCCGGCGTTTCGACGATGCCGTGTGCGGTGCGCAGCGTTGCGCGCCGCGCGAGGCCGTCGCGCGCGCGAACGCCGAACTGCAGGCTCACGTCTGCTCGAGCATCGCCCGTGCGCGCGCGTACGATGCGGGCGGCTCGACCTCGAACGCCATCGGTTCGCGCGTTCGTGGATGCTGGAAGGCGAGCCGCCACGCGTGCAAAGCTTGCCCGGGCAAACCGAAGCGCGGCTCTTCGTGTCCGTACAACGGATCGTTCAGCAGCGGGTGCCTCATGGCAGCCGCATGGACGCGAATCTGGTGCGTCCGGCCGGTTTCGAGCGTAAACGAAAGCTCCGCATGCCGCTTCCACGCGTCGCGCACGGCGTAATTGGTCACCGCGGGCTTTCCCGCGGCGACGACGGCGTATTTGAAACGGTTGTGCGGATCGCGGCCGATGGGACCGTCGATGCGGCCGCGCGCATGTTCCGGAACGCCGTGCACGAGACCGAGATACTCGCGCGTCACGCGCCGCGCCATCATCGCCTTGCCGAGCCGGCGCAACGCCTCCTCGTTCTTCGCCACGACGAGCAGCCCCGACGTGTCGCGGTCGAGGCGGTGGACGAGGCCCGCGCGCAGCGGGTCGCCGGGCAAGCTGCCGGCGTGTGCGAGCAGCGCGTTGACGAGCGTGCCGCCCGGCGCGCCGTGCGCGGGATGCGTCACCATGCCGGCGGCCTTGTCGACGACGATCACGTCGTCGTCTTCGAACACGACGTGCAACGCGATCGGCTCTGCGACGGCGACGAGCGGGACGCGCTGCGGGATCTCGAAGGTCAGCACGTCGCCCGCGTCGAGCACGCGGCTGGGCTTCGATGCCTCGCCGTTGACGCGCAGCAGGCCGTCGCGTGCCGCTTGCGTGACGAGCGAACGGGAGGCTCCGGAGAGGCGCGCGCACAGGACGTCGGCGCGTAGGCCGGCCTCGTCAGCGTTGACGGCGTGGGGTGACACGTAGCGTCGATAGCAAAAGGAGAACTACGCCGATCGTAATGCACGAATCGGCGACGTTGAACGTGAAGCGCCAGATATCGGGAAAACGGTAGAAGTCGATGAAGTCGACGACGTACCCGAAGTGCACGCGGTCGATGATGTTCGAGACCGCGCCGCCCAGGATGAGCCCGAACGCGACGCGCACGAGCGTGGATCGCTCGGCCGCATCGCGAAAGCTCAGCCAGAAAACCGCAAGCACGACGAGCGCCATGCCGACGAGCAAAAACGCATTGCTGCCGAGCAGCCCGAAGGCCCCGTGGTAGTTCGGCTCGGGCGCGATGCGCAGCCAACCCGGGATGACGTCCTTGTGCCCGCACCACGGAATGCATTGGCCGTCGAAGTAGAGATGCGTGATGACGTAGCGTTTCGACAGCTGGTCGGCGATCAAGACCGCAACGGCAATGAAGCCGATCGCGGCGACGCGGAGGCTGCTTGCGCGCGGGCTAGAGCTTGGGGACTGGGACAAAGCGATAGAACCATCCTGCGACGTTGAGGAATGCGTCGTTCGCGAGCACGAGCCCGACCGCGACGAGAAACGCACCGGCGACAAACTCGATCGCACCGAGCGCGCGCCGCACGCGAGCGAGCCACGGAAGGATCGCGTCGATGGCGGCTGCCACGAGAAGGAACGGCACGGCGAGCCCGAGGGAGTAGCACAGGAGCAGGAACGCCGCCATGCCGTTGTGCTGCTGGGAGGCGAGCGCGAGTATCGCTGCGAGAATCGGCCCGATGCACGGCGTCCACCCGGCAGCGAATGCAATGCCGACGATGAGGGACGTCCATAGCGTGCGTCGCTCGTGCGCCACCTGCACGCGCGTGTCGCGCATGATGAACGGGATGCGTTTGATCATGCCCATCATCTGCAGGCCGAGCACGATGACGACGATGCCGCCGATCTCGGCGATCACGCGCCGGTTCGCGCCGAGTAGCGCGCCGAGCTCGCTTGCGGTGAGGCCTAGGACGATGAAGACGATCATGAACCCGGCGATGAATGCCGCGGCGTGCGGAAGCGCGCGTGCGGCTGCGCGCTCGCCCTCGCGCAGCTCTTCGAGGCTCTCGCCCGTGAGCAACGAGAGATACGCCGGTACGAGCGGCAGCACGCACGGCGACACGAACGATACGAGCCCGGCAACGAACGCGATGCCGGCCGAAAGGGGGGCGGTCGAGGTCATCGGCTGCCAGAAGTTGGCTTGCAGGTCGCCTCGCGCCTGTCAAACAAACCGGGCGCATGCACCAATGGTTCTCGTACCCGAACATCGACCCGATCGCAATCCATATCGGGCGCTTCGGGATCCACTGGTACGGCATCTCCTATCTGGTCGGCTTCCTCTGCGTCTACCTTTGGATGAGCCGCCCGGCCGCGTTGCGCCGCCTGGGCCTCACGCGCGAGCAGGTGCAGGATTTCATCTTCTACGCCGTGATCGGCGTGTTGATCGGCGGGCGGCTGCTCTTCGTGATCGCCGACATGCTCACACCCACCCAGAGCGGCGGGCACAGCGCTGCGTTCTACTTCCAGAACCCGATCAATCTCATCGCGGTCTGGCAAGGCGGCATGGCGTTCCACGGCGGGCTCATCGGCGTCATCGTCGCGATCTACCTCTTCGTGCGCAAGCACCCGGGCTTGACGATGACCGCGCTCGCCGACGAGATCGTCATGCTCGTGCCGATCGGCATCGCGTTGACGCGGGTCGTCAACTTCATCAACGACGAGCTATGGGGGCGCGTCTGCGTTCCCAATCATCCGTATTGCATCGTCTTTCCGAGCGCGCCGCTGGTCAGCGGAATCAACCTTCCTCGCTATCCGTCGCAGCTCTTCGAGGCGGTGCTCGACATCGCCACGCTGCCGATCCTGCTGCTCGTCTATCGCGCGAAGCCGCGCAACGGCGTCGTCGCGTGGACGTGGTTTCTTCTCTACGGCATCACGCGCTCGGTTGCAGAGATCTGGCGTGAGCCGGGGATCCTCGTCTTCGGCGTCGTCACCGGTGGGCAGCTCCTCGCGTTGCCGATGATTGCGATCGGGGCCGCCGGCATCTGGTACTGCGCCACGCGCGGCCGGCCACAGGAGCACGTCGAACGAACGGCGTGAGCACCGTTTGCGGCTACGCCGCGCTGCGTGCCGCGGTCGATGCCGAGGCCCGTGCCTGCGGACGAGATCCGCATAGCGTCACGCTCGTCGGGGTGGCGAAGCGCCAGCCGGTGGAAGCGGTGGCGCAGGCAATCGCCGCCGGGCTGAAAGACGTCGCCGAAAACTACGTCCAGGAGGCGCGCCTCGCGTTTGCGCGGCTGCCGCCGGTGCGGCGCCATTTCGTCGGCCACGTGCAGACGAACAAGGCCAAGGCCCTCGTCGAGCTTTTCGACGTCGTGCAGAGCGTCGACCGCCTTGACGCAGGCCTTGCGCTCGCCGTCGCCGCCGAGCGCGCGGGGCGCGTGCTTCCGGTGCTGATTCAGCTCAACGTCTCGGCGGCCGAGCGGTTCGGCTGCCCTCCCTCAGAGGGTGAGCGCCTTGCCGAGCAGTTGCGCGCCCGGGAGGCGCTTCGCGTCGATGGCGTCATGGCGATCGGACCGCTCGCCGCCGACCGCCGCGCGATAGCCGAAGCTTTCGCGCTCGCCGCAAAGACGTTTGCGCAGATAGGTGGAAGTACGCTCTCGATGGGAATGTCGGGAGACTGGCGCGAGGCAGTGCGCGCGGGCTCGACGATGCTGAGGATAGGGACGGCACTGTTCGGCGAACGGGGTCCCGTGCTGCGGAGTCAGCGTGGGGGCGCGCAGTGACGTCGAGGCCGCGAAGCAAAGGGGGATGCAATGTTTGAGAAAATCGGCTCGTTCTTCTCGTTGCGTGACGAAGAAAGCGAGGAGTATTACGAAGACGAGGAATCCCCGGGCCCTTCGCGGGTCGTTCCCCTCTCGAAGGGAGGGCGCCGCCAAGGCGTCGAGGTCGGGCTCTTCTCGCCCCGCAGCTTCCAAGACGTCGTCGAAATCGCAGACGCGTTGCGCGGCAAGCACGTCGTGATCGTCAATCTGCAGAATGCGGACCGCTCGCTCTTGCAGCGCGTCGTCGATTTCACGTCCGGCGTCGCCTACACGATCGACGGCAAGATTCAAAAGCTGGCAGAGTCGATCTATCTCGTCGTGCCCGCAGGCGTCGTCGTGAACGCGGACGGAATGCGCGATGCGATGATGGCCGGTACCCTCGAGTTCGTGACGAAGTAAAGGGCTGTGAGCATGCAAAAGATTACGCCGGTCGACATCCAGCACAAGACCTTCAAGCGGGCGCTGCAAGGCTACGACCGCGCCGAGGTCGATCAGTACTTGGACGAGGTCATCGAGTCGATGGAGGACGGCGCGACCTATCGCGCCGCGCTCGAAGCGGAGATCGCCGATCTCAAGGAGCGCATCAGTCATTTCAAAGCGATGGAAGAGTCGCTCCACAATACCCTCGTGCTCGCGCAGCGCACGGCGGACGAGGTCAAGGCGTCAGCGCACAAAGAATCGGATTTGATCAAGGAGCAGGCGCGTCTGGCGGCCGAGCGCGAGATCGCCGGGTACAACGAAGCGATCTCCGAAGTGCGGCGC is a genomic window containing:
- a CDS encoding RluA family pseudouridine synthase, producing the protein MSPHAVNADEAGLRADVLCARLSGASRSLVTQAARDGLLRVNGEASKPSRVLDAGDVLTFEIPQRVPLVAVAEPIALHVVFEDDDVIVVDKAAGMVTHPAHGAPGGTLVNALLAHAGSLPGDPLRAGLVHRLDRDTSGLLVVAKNEEALRRLGKAMMARRVTREYLGLVHGVPEHARGRIDGPIGRDPHNRFKYAVVAAGKPAVTNYAVRDAWKRHAELSFTLETGRTHQIRVHAAAMRHPLLNDPLYGHEEPRFGLPGQALHAWRLAFQHPRTREPMAFEVEPPASYARARAMLEQT
- the sepF gene encoding cell division protein SepF; this encodes MFEKIGSFFSLRDEESEEYYEDEESPGPSRVVPLSKGGRRQGVEVGLFSPRSFQDVVEIADALRGKHVVIVNLQNADRSLLQRVVDFTSGVAYTIDGKIQKLAESIYLVVPAGVVVNADGMRDAMMAGTLEFVTK
- a CDS encoding DivIVA domain-containing protein; the encoded protein is MQKITPVDIQHKTFKRALQGYDRAEVDQYLDEVIESMEDGATYRAALEAEIADLKERISHFKAMEESLHNTLVLAQRTADEVKASAHKESDLIKEQARLAAEREIAGYNEAISEVRREHQRSIEETEKTRSELRSLLMTHLSLLEKSPSGASSRGERRTVAETVNGEIGGEELEVEIDRVKTF
- a CDS encoding cytochrome c biogenesis protein CcdA, which translates into the protein MTSTAPLSAGIAFVAGLVSFVSPCVLPLVPAYLSLLTGESLEELREGERAAARALPHAAAFIAGFMIVFIVLGLTASELGALLGANRRVIAEIGGIVVIVLGLQMMGMIKRIPFIMRDTRVQVAHERRTLWTSLIVGIAFAAGWTPCIGPILAAILALASQQHNGMAAFLLLCYSLGLAVPFLLVAAAIDAILPWLARVRRALGAIEFVAGAFLVAVGLVLANDAFLNVAGWFYRFVPVPKL
- the lgt gene encoding prolipoprotein diacylglyceryl transferase yields the protein MHQWFSYPNIDPIAIHIGRFGIHWYGISYLVGFLCVYLWMSRPAALRRLGLTREQVQDFIFYAVIGVLIGGRLLFVIADMLTPTQSGGHSAAFYFQNPINLIAVWQGGMAFHGGLIGVIVAIYLFVRKHPGLTMTALADEIVMLVPIGIALTRVVNFINDELWGRVCVPNHPYCIVFPSAPLVSGINLPRYPSQLFEAVLDIATLPILLLVYRAKPRNGVVAWTWFLLYGITRSVAEIWREPGILVFGVVTGGQLLALPMIAIGAAGIWYCATRGRPQEHVERTA
- the tgt gene encoding tRNA guanosine(34) transglycosylase Tgt, translating into MSLQFGVRARDGLARRATLRTAHGIVETPAFMPVGTAATVKGLTPHELREAGTQIVLANTYHLWLRPGREIVAAAGGLHRFMAWDGPILTDSGGFQIFSLRERRTLDDDGVTFASHLDGSPHRFTPETVIAFEEALGVDIAMALDVCVRLPASPGELERAVALTTRWARRSLEARTRDATAVFGIVQGGLDRALRERSARELVALDFDGYAIGGLSVGETRAEMETAARFCAELLPQDRPRYLMGVGTVRDVLLAVDCGIDMFDCVYPTRCGRNGRAMTRDGEFHIRNAAFTRDLSPIDRDCSCAVCTTFTRAYLAHLFRANEMLGPRLLSYHNVYLLNALMDEARSAIEAGDWASFYRGTVERATKASLES
- a CDS encoding YggS family pyridoxal phosphate-dependent enzyme, whose protein sequence is MSTVCGYAALRAAVDAEARACGRDPHSVTLVGVAKRQPVEAVAQAIAAGLKDVAENYVQEARLAFARLPPVRRHFVGHVQTNKAKALVELFDVVQSVDRLDAGLALAVAAERAGRVLPVLIQLNVSAAERFGCPPSEGERLAEQLRAREALRVDGVMAIGPLAADRRAIAEAFALAAKTFAQIGGSTLSMGMSGDWREAVRAGSTMLRIGTALFGERGPVLRSQRGGAQ
- the lspA gene encoding signal peptidase II, yielding MSQSPSSSPRASSLRVAAIGFIAVAVLIADQLSKRYVITHLYFDGQCIPWCGHKDVIPGWLRIAPEPNYHGAFGLLGSNAFLLVGMALVVLAVFWLSFRDAAERSTLVRVAFGLILGGAVSNIIDRVHFGYVVDFIDFYRFPDIWRFTFNVADSCITIGVVLLLLSTLRVTPRRQR